One Burkholderia pyrrocinia DNA segment encodes these proteins:
- a CDS encoding GlxA family transcriptional regulator, protein MTPDVPASPLAEPAPRRIRFGIVLLPNFTLTAFSGFVDMLRLSADDGDYSKPVRCAWSVIGETLAPVRASCGIQITPWETFDAAEPFDYVVVVGGLLHSGPQAGPETLDFIRRAAAGGATVVGICTGVFTLMRAGVLDGYRTCVSWFHYWDFIERFPAADPDLLIADRLFVIDRRRITCSGGRASIDVAAAILLRHFDHATVQKALRILLVGEMQKGNAPQPHPPGLEPATHPKVKRAILLMEQHVGRALSLDELANKLDLSTRQLERLFKAETGKSPQAFAKQVRLRTAAWLLTSSDRTVADIASSCGFADASHLGREFRKQFGVPPATYRERGAEAAEGGVAAAVDPVEDIAD, encoded by the coding sequence ATGACACCCGACGTACCCGCTTCCCCCCTCGCAGAACCCGCGCCGCGGCGCATCCGCTTCGGCATCGTGCTGCTGCCGAACTTCACGCTGACGGCCTTCTCGGGCTTCGTCGACATGCTGCGGCTGTCGGCCGACGACGGCGACTACAGCAAGCCCGTGCGCTGCGCGTGGAGCGTGATCGGCGAGACCCTCGCGCCGGTGCGCGCGAGTTGCGGGATCCAGATCACGCCGTGGGAGACGTTCGACGCGGCCGAACCGTTCGACTACGTGGTCGTGGTCGGCGGGCTGCTGCATTCGGGGCCGCAGGCCGGCCCTGAAACGCTCGACTTCATCCGCCGCGCGGCGGCCGGCGGCGCGACGGTCGTCGGGATCTGCACCGGCGTGTTCACGCTGATGCGCGCCGGCGTGCTCGACGGCTACCGCACCTGCGTGAGCTGGTTCCACTACTGGGATTTCATCGAACGCTTTCCGGCCGCCGACCCCGACCTGCTGATCGCCGACCGGCTGTTCGTGATCGACCGGCGCCGGATCACGTGTTCGGGCGGCCGCGCGTCGATCGACGTCGCCGCCGCGATCCTGTTGCGCCATTTCGACCACGCGACCGTGCAGAAGGCGCTGCGCATCCTGCTGGTCGGCGAGATGCAGAAAGGCAATGCGCCGCAGCCGCATCCGCCGGGCCTCGAACCGGCGACGCACCCGAAGGTCAAGCGCGCGATTCTTCTGATGGAACAGCATGTCGGCCGCGCACTGTCGCTCGACGAGCTCGCGAACAAGCTCGACCTGTCGACGCGGCAGCTCGAGCGGCTGTTCAAGGCCGAGACGGGCAAGAGCCCGCAGGCGTTTGCGAAGCAGGTGCGGCTGCGCACCGCTGCGTGGCTGCTGACGAGTTCGGACCGGACCGTCGCCGATATCGCGTCGAGTTGCGGGTTTGCCGATGCGTCGCACCTCGGGCGCGAATTCCGCAAGCAGTTCGGCGTGCCGCCGGCGACCTATCGGGAGCGCGGCGCAGAAGCGGCGGAAGGCGGCGTGGCAGCGGCGGTCGATCCCGTCGAGGACATCGCCGACTGA
- a CDS encoding L-serine ammonia-lyase yields the protein MNVSAFDLFKIGIGPSSSHTVGPMIAACRFASHVEDANLLGFVRRVRVELYGSLGATGKGHGTDKAVLLGLEGHLPDTIDPDLIEPRLAAIRAEKSLSLLGKQTVRFEEKEHIGFYRKLMSGTSIVHPNGMRFQAFDEHGQLLVEKEYYSIGGGFVVNRDGDRVNGVRAAVEVPYPFRTGDDLMRQCREHGLSIAELMLRNESALRPADEVRAGLLAIWRTMAACVERGCKVEGELPGPMRVKRRAAEMNGHLRARSEESLRDPLSMLDWVNLYAMAVNEENAAGGRVVTAPTNGAAGVIPAVLHYYVKFVPGSNEAGIVEFLLTAAAIGIIYKETASISGAEVGCQGEVGVACSMAAAALAAVMGGTPDQVENAAEIGMEHNLGMTCDPVGGLVQIPCIERNAMGAIKALNASRMALKGNGQHYVSLDSVIKTMRETGADMKTKYKETSRGGLAVNVIEC from the coding sequence ATGAACGTCAGCGCGTTCGACCTGTTCAAGATCGGTATCGGCCCGTCCAGTTCGCATACGGTCGGCCCGATGATCGCCGCGTGCCGCTTCGCGTCGCACGTCGAGGACGCGAACCTGCTCGGCTTCGTGCGCCGCGTGCGGGTCGAGCTGTACGGCTCGCTCGGCGCGACCGGCAAGGGCCACGGCACCGACAAGGCCGTGCTGCTCGGCCTCGAGGGCCACCTGCCCGACACGATCGATCCCGACCTGATCGAGCCGCGCCTTGCCGCGATCCGCGCGGAGAAGTCGCTGTCGCTGCTCGGCAAGCAGACGGTCCGCTTCGAGGAAAAGGAGCACATCGGCTTCTATCGCAAGCTGATGAGCGGCACGAGCATCGTGCACCCGAACGGGATGCGCTTCCAGGCATTCGACGAACACGGCCAGCTGCTGGTCGAGAAAGAGTATTACTCGATCGGCGGCGGCTTCGTCGTGAACCGCGACGGCGATCGCGTGAACGGCGTGCGCGCGGCGGTCGAGGTGCCCTATCCGTTCCGCACCGGCGACGACCTGATGCGCCAGTGCCGCGAACACGGGCTGTCGATCGCCGAGCTGATGCTGCGCAACGAAAGCGCGCTGCGCCCCGCCGACGAAGTGCGCGCCGGGCTGCTCGCGATCTGGCGCACGATGGCCGCATGCGTCGAGCGCGGCTGCAAGGTCGAGGGCGAGCTGCCGGGCCCGATGCGCGTGAAGCGCCGCGCGGCCGAGATGAACGGGCATCTGCGCGCGCGTTCGGAAGAGTCGCTGCGCGACCCGCTGTCGATGCTCGACTGGGTCAACCTGTATGCGATGGCCGTCAACGAGGAAAACGCGGCGGGCGGGCGCGTCGTCACCGCGCCGACCAACGGCGCGGCCGGCGTGATTCCCGCGGTGCTGCACTACTACGTGAAGTTCGTGCCGGGCTCGAACGAAGCCGGCATCGTCGAATTCCTGCTGACGGCCGCGGCGATCGGGATCATCTACAAGGAAACCGCGTCGATCTCCGGCGCGGAAGTCGGTTGCCAGGGCGAAGTGGGCGTCGCGTGCTCGATGGCCGCGGCCGCGCTTGCCGCCGTGATGGGCGGTACGCCCGACCAGGTCGAGAACGCGGCCGAGATCGGCATGGAGCACAACCTCGGGATGACCTGCGATCCCGTAGGCGGGCTCGTGCAGATCCCGTGCATCGAGCGCAACGCGATGGGCGCGATCAAGGCGCTGAACGCATCGCGCATGGCGCTCAAGGGCAACGGCCAGCACTACGTGTCGCTCGATTCCGTGATCAAGACGATGCGCGAGACCGGCGCCGACATGAAGACGAAATACAAGGAAACGTCGCGCGGCGGTCTCGCCGTGAACGTCATCGAATGCTAA
- a CDS encoding sarcosine oxidase subunit beta family protein — MSRYSIFSLFRNGLSYHENWEKQWKSPEPKKEYDVVIVGGGGHGLATAYYLAKEHGITNVAILEKGWIGGGNTARNTTIVRSNYLWDESAALYEKAMKLWEGLSQDLNYNVMFSQRGVMNLAHTLQDVRDTERRVNANRLNGVDAEFLTPAQIKEIEPTINLNSRYPVLGASIQRRAGVARHDAVAWGFARGADRAGVDIIQNCQVTGIRREGGAVVGVDTVKGFIKAKKVAVVAAGNTTTLADMAGVRLPIESHPLQALVSEPIKPVVNSVIMSNAVHAYISQSDKGDLVIGAGIDQYTGFGQRGSFHIIESTLQAIVEMFPVFSRVRMNRQWGGIVDVSPDACPIITKTDVKGLYFNCGWGTGGFKATPGSGWVFAHTIARDEPHPLNAPFALDRFYTGHLIDEHGAAAVAH, encoded by the coding sequence ATGAGCCGCTACTCGATATTCAGCCTGTTCCGCAACGGCCTCTCGTATCACGAGAACTGGGAAAAGCAGTGGAAGAGCCCGGAACCGAAGAAGGAATACGACGTCGTGATCGTCGGCGGCGGCGGCCACGGCCTCGCGACCGCGTACTACCTCGCGAAGGAACACGGGATCACGAACGTCGCGATCCTCGAGAAGGGCTGGATCGGCGGCGGCAATACCGCGCGCAACACGACGATCGTGCGCTCGAACTATCTGTGGGACGAATCGGCCGCGCTGTACGAGAAGGCGATGAAGCTGTGGGAAGGGCTGTCGCAGGACCTGAACTACAACGTGATGTTCAGCCAGCGCGGCGTGATGAACCTCGCGCACACGCTGCAGGACGTACGCGACACCGAGCGCCGCGTCAACGCGAACCGGCTGAACGGCGTCGATGCCGAATTCCTGACGCCCGCGCAGATCAAGGAAATCGAGCCGACCATCAACCTGAACAGCCGCTATCCCGTGCTCGGCGCATCGATCCAGCGCCGTGCGGGCGTCGCGCGTCACGACGCGGTGGCCTGGGGCTTCGCGCGCGGCGCGGACCGCGCCGGCGTCGACATCATCCAGAACTGCCAGGTGACGGGCATTCGCCGCGAAGGCGGCGCGGTGGTCGGCGTCGATACGGTGAAGGGCTTCATCAAGGCGAAGAAGGTCGCGGTGGTCGCGGCCGGCAACACGACGACGCTCGCCGACATGGCCGGCGTGCGTCTGCCGATCGAAAGCCACCCGCTGCAGGCGCTGGTGTCCGAGCCGATCAAGCCGGTCGTCAACTCGGTGATCATGTCGAACGCGGTGCATGCGTACATCAGCCAGTCCGACAAGGGCGACCTCGTGATCGGCGCGGGCATCGACCAGTACACGGGCTTCGGCCAGCGCGGCAGCTTCCACATCATCGAAAGCACGCTGCAGGCGATCGTCGAGATGTTCCCGGTGTTCTCGCGCGTGCGGATGAACCGCCAGTGGGGCGGCATCGTCGACGTGTCGCCGGACGCGTGCCCGATCATCACCAAGACCGACGTGAAGGGCCTTTATTTCAACTGCGGCTGGGGCACCGGCGGCTTCAAGGCGACGCCCGGCTCGGGCTGGGTGTTCGCGCACACGATCGCGCGCGACGAACCGCATCCGCTGAACGCGCCGTTCGCGCTCGACCGCTTCTACACGGGCCACCTGATCGACGAGCACGGCGCTGCCGCTGTCGCGCACTAA
- a CDS encoding sarcosine oxidase subunit delta yields the protein MLLIECPWCGPRAESEFSCGGEADIVRPVNNENMTDREWGEYVFMRENKRGLHKEQWLHAQGCRRWFKATRDTVTYDIKGYEKFGGAAAGNAHEEGTSK from the coding sequence ATGTTGCTGATCGAATGTCCGTGGTGCGGGCCGCGCGCCGAATCCGAATTCTCGTGCGGCGGCGAGGCCGACATCGTGCGCCCCGTCAATAACGAGAACATGACCGACCGCGAATGGGGCGAGTACGTGTTCATGCGCGAGAACAAGCGCGGGCTGCACAAGGAGCAATGGCTGCACGCGCAGGGTTGCCGCCGCTGGTTCAAGGCCACGCGCGACACGGTGACCTACGATATCAAGGGCTACGAAAAGTTCGGCGGCGCGGCCGCCGGCAACGCACACGAAGAGGGCACGAGCAAATGA
- a CDS encoding sarcosine oxidase subunit alpha family protein encodes MSQKDRLGTGGRINRAIPLTFTFNGRTYQGFQGDTLASALLANGVHFVARSFKYHRPRGIVTADVAEPNAVVQLESGPYTVPNARATEIELYQGLVATSVNAEPTLENDKYAINQKFSRFLPAGFYYKTFMWPRKMWPKYEEKIREAAGLGKAPEALDADRYDKCYAHCDVLVVGGGPSGLAAAHAAAVAGARVILVDDQRELGGSLLSCRAEIDAKPALQWVEKIEAELRKLPDVTILSRSTAFGYQDHNLVTVTQRLTEHLPVSMRKGTRELLWKVRAKRVILATGAHERPIVFGNNDLPGVMLASAVSTYVHRFGVLPGRNAVVFTNNDRAYQTALDLKACGAKVTVVDSRASSNGALPAAAKRQGVTVMSGAVVTAASGKWRVSSVDVASSTNGQVSGKLQTLPCDLVAMSGGFSPVLHLFAQSGGKACWNDEKACFLPGKPVQAEASIGAAAGEFGLARALRLAVDAGAEAAKAAGFSAAQRPVAPQVAETVEGALQPLWLVGSREAAARGPKQFVDFQNDVSAADILLAAREGFESVEHVKRYTAMGFGTDQGKLGNINGMAILAQALGKTIPETGTTTFRPNYTPVTFGTFAGRELGDFLDPIRKTCVHEWHVEHGALFEDVGNWKRPWYFPKNGEDLHAAVKRECLAVRNSVGILDASTLGKIDIQGPDAVKLLNWMYTNPWNKLEVGKCRYGLMLDENGMVFDDGVTVRLADQHFMMTTTTGGAARVLTWLERWLQTEWPDMKVRLSSVTDHWATFAVVGPKSRKVVQKVCQDIDFGNEAFPFMSYRNGTVAGAKARVMRISFSGELAYEVNVPANAGRAVWEALMAAGAEFDITPYGTETMHVLRAEKGYIIVGQDTDGSVTPYDLGMGGVVAKSKDFLGKRSLARSDTTKEGRKQFVGLLTEDEQFVLPEGAQIVAKDTQVSAVDPTPMIGHVTSSYYSPILKRSIALAVVKGGLNKMGESVVIPLANGKRITAKISSPVFYDTEGVRQHVE; translated from the coding sequence ATGAGCCAGAAAGACCGCCTCGGCACCGGTGGCCGCATCAATCGCGCGATTCCGTTGACGTTCACGTTCAACGGCCGCACGTATCAGGGCTTCCAGGGCGACACGCTCGCGTCCGCGCTGCTCGCGAACGGCGTGCACTTCGTCGCGCGCAGCTTCAAGTACCACCGTCCGCGCGGGATCGTGACGGCGGACGTCGCGGAACCGAATGCCGTCGTGCAGCTCGAATCGGGCCCGTACACGGTGCCGAACGCGCGCGCGACCGAAATCGAGCTGTACCAGGGGCTCGTCGCGACGAGCGTGAACGCCGAGCCGACGCTCGAGAACGACAAGTACGCGATCAACCAGAAGTTCTCGCGCTTCCTGCCGGCCGGCTTCTACTACAAGACCTTCATGTGGCCGCGCAAGATGTGGCCGAAGTATGAAGAGAAGATCCGCGAGGCGGCCGGCCTCGGCAAGGCGCCCGAGGCGCTCGACGCCGATCGCTACGACAAGTGCTACGCGCACTGCGACGTGCTCGTCGTCGGCGGCGGCCCGTCGGGTCTCGCGGCCGCGCATGCGGCGGCCGTGGCCGGCGCGCGCGTGATCCTCGTCGACGACCAGCGCGAGCTCGGCGGCAGCCTGCTGTCGTGCCGCGCCGAGATCGACGCGAAGCCCGCGCTGCAGTGGGTCGAGAAGATCGAGGCCGAGCTGCGCAAGCTGCCCGACGTGACGATCCTGTCGCGCAGCACCGCGTTCGGCTATCAGGACCACAACCTCGTGACGGTCACGCAGCGCCTGACCGAGCACCTGCCGGTGTCGATGCGCAAGGGCACGCGCGAGCTGCTGTGGAAGGTCCGCGCGAAGCGCGTGATCCTCGCGACCGGCGCGCACGAGCGTCCGATCGTGTTCGGCAACAACGATCTGCCTGGCGTGATGCTCGCGTCGGCCGTGTCCACCTATGTGCATCGCTTCGGCGTGCTGCCGGGCCGCAACGCGGTCGTGTTCACGAACAACGACCGTGCGTACCAGACCGCGCTCGACCTGAAGGCGTGCGGCGCGAAGGTGACGGTCGTCGATTCGCGCGCATCGTCGAACGGCGCGCTGCCGGCCGCCGCAAAGCGGCAGGGCGTGACGGTAATGAGCGGCGCGGTCGTGACGGCCGCTTCGGGCAAGTGGCGCGTATCGTCGGTCGACGTCGCGTCCAGCACGAACGGCCAGGTGAGCGGCAAGCTGCAGACGCTGCCGTGCGATCTCGTCGCGATGTCGGGCGGCTTCAGCCCCGTGCTGCACCTGTTCGCGCAGTCGGGCGGCAAGGCCTGCTGGAACGACGAGAAGGCCTGCTTCCTGCCGGGCAAGCCCGTGCAGGCGGAGGCGAGCATCGGTGCGGCGGCCGGCGAATTCGGCCTGGCGCGTGCGCTGCGGCTCGCGGTCGATGCGGGCGCGGAAGCGGCGAAGGCGGCGGGCTTCTCGGCCGCGCAGCGCCCGGTCGCGCCGCAGGTCGCCGAAACCGTCGAAGGCGCACTGCAGCCGCTGTGGCTCGTCGGCAGCCGCGAGGCCGCGGCGCGCGGGCCGAAGCAGTTCGTCGACTTCCAGAACGACGTGTCGGCCGCCGACATCCTGCTCGCCGCGCGCGAAGGCTTCGAGTCGGTCGAGCACGTGAAGCGCTATACGGCGATGGGCTTCGGCACCGACCAGGGCAAGCTCGGCAACATCAACGGGATGGCGATCCTCGCGCAGGCGCTCGGCAAGACGATTCCGGAAACGGGCACGACGACGTTCCGCCCGAACTACACGCCGGTGACGTTCGGCACGTTCGCGGGCCGCGAGCTCGGCGATTTCCTCGACCCGATCCGCAAGACCTGCGTGCATGAATGGCACGTCGAGCATGGCGCGCTGTTCGAGGACGTCGGCAACTGGAAGCGGCCGTGGTATTTCCCGAAGAACGGCGAGGATCTCCATGCGGCCGTGAAGCGCGAATGCCTCGCGGTGCGCAACAGCGTCGGCATCCTCGACGCGTCGACGCTCGGCAAGATCGACATCCAGGGCCCCGATGCGGTGAAGCTGCTGAACTGGATGTACACGAACCCGTGGAACAAGCTCGAAGTCGGCAAGTGCCGCTACGGGCTGATGCTCGACGAGAACGGGATGGTGTTCGACGACGGCGTGACGGTGCGCCTCGCCGACCAGCATTTCATGATGACGACCACGACGGGCGGCGCGGCGCGCGTGCTCACGTGGCTCGAACGCTGGCTGCAGACCGAATGGCCCGACATGAAGGTGCGGCTCTCGTCCGTCACCGATCACTGGGCGACGTTCGCGGTGGTCGGCCCGAAGAGCCGCAAGGTCGTGCAGAAGGTGTGCCAGGACATCGACTTCGGCAACGAAGCGTTCCCGTTCATGAGCTACCGCAACGGCACCGTCGCGGGCGCGAAGGCGCGCGTGATGCGGATCAGCTTCTCGGGCGAGCTGGCCTATGAAGTGAACGTGCCGGCGAACGCGGGCCGCGCGGTGTGGGAAGCGCTGATGGCGGCCGGTGCCGAGTTCGACATCACGCCGTACGGCACCGAGACGATGCACGTGCTGCGCGCGGAGAAGGGCTACATCATCGTCGGCCAGGATACCGACGGTTCGGTCACGCCGTACGACCTCGGGATGGGCGGGGTCGTCGCGAAGTCGAAGGACTTCCTCGGCAAGCGTTCGCTTGCGCGTTCGGACACCACGAAGGAAGGCCGCAAGCAGTTCGTCGGCCTGCTGACCGAGGACGAGCAGTTCGTGCTGCCGGAAGGCGCGCAGATCGTCGCGAAGGACACGCAGGTGTCGGCGGTCGATCCGACGCCGATGATCGGCCACGTGACGTCGAGCTACTACAGCCCGATCCTGAAGCGCTCGATCGCGCTCGCGGTGGTGAAGGGCGGCCTGAACAAGATGGGCGAGAGCGTCGTGATTCCGCTGGCCAACGGCAAGCGCATCACCGCGAAGATCTCGAGCCCGGTTTTCTACGATACCGAAGGGGTGCGCCAGCATGTGGAATGA
- a CDS encoding sarcosine oxidase subunit gamma, producing MWNETRNQSQVAGAGGVTLESPFVGAADVLKTHQARASKKFTLRERPFLDLVNVRGELSDPAFVSAFERVVGCRPPAAPNTVARGAEYDVLWLGPDEWLVRSNGPVPAGVLEAKLAEAVQGSYAAAVDVGSGYTVVEISGERVRDVLARGCPLDLHPRAFKPGQCAQSHYFKSSIVLIPTGDDAFEIVLRRSFADYFVRIMLDAAEPLAS from the coding sequence ATGTGGAATGAAACGAGAAACCAGTCGCAGGTGGCGGGCGCGGGCGGCGTGACGCTTGAATCGCCGTTCGTCGGCGCGGCCGACGTGCTGAAGACGCACCAGGCGCGCGCATCGAAGAAGTTCACGCTGCGCGAGCGGCCGTTCCTCGATCTCGTCAACGTGCGCGGCGAGTTGAGCGATCCGGCATTCGTGAGCGCGTTCGAGCGCGTGGTCGGCTGCCGGCCGCCCGCGGCGCCGAACACGGTCGCGCGCGGTGCCGAGTACGACGTGCTGTGGCTCGGCCCCGACGAATGGCTCGTGCGATCGAACGGGCCCGTGCCGGCCGGCGTGCTCGAGGCAAAGCTGGCGGAGGCCGTGCAGGGTTCGTATGCGGCGGCCGTCGACGTCGGCAGCGGCTACACGGTGGTCGAGATCAGCGGCGAACGCGTGCGCGACGTGCTCGCGCGCGGCTGCCCGCTCGATCTCCATCCGCGTGCGTTCAAGCCGGGCCAGTGCGCGCAGTCGCATTACTTCAAGTCGTCGATCGTGCTGATCCCGACCGGCGACGATGCGTTCGAGATCGTCCTGCGCCGCAGCTTCGCCGACTATTTCGTGCGCATCATGCTCGACGCGGCCGAGCCGCTCGCGTCATGA
- a CDS encoding dihydroneopterin aldolase → MKPFDEPFVAIDAPRLRGRGWSVFVDELKVPARIGIHAHEHEAPQPIVIDARLGYRCEPSEQGEWIDYDGYCTRVAAFLSHKPHTRLLETLVADIAVLSFREWPALESLTLSVYKPKIRPGTKRVGVSLDWTRGDYLRWTGAAGQF, encoded by the coding sequence ATGAAGCCGTTCGACGAACCGTTCGTGGCGATCGACGCGCCGCGCCTGCGCGGACGCGGCTGGAGCGTGTTCGTCGACGAACTCAAGGTGCCCGCGCGGATCGGCATTCACGCGCACGAGCATGAAGCGCCGCAGCCGATCGTGATCGATGCGCGGCTCGGCTATCGCTGCGAGCCGAGCGAGCAGGGCGAGTGGATCGATTACGACGGCTATTGCACGCGCGTCGCGGCGTTTCTGTCGCACAAGCCGCATACGCGGCTGCTGGAGACGCTCGTCGCCGATATCGCGGTGCTGTCGTTCCGCGAATGGCCCGCGCTGGAGTCGCTGACGCTGTCGGTGTACAAGCCGAAGATCCGGCCGGGGACGAAGCGTGTCGGCGTGTCGCTCGACTGGACGCGCGGGGATTACTTGCGGTGGACGGGGGCGGCGGGGCAGTTTTGA
- a CDS encoding helix-turn-helix domain-containing protein produces MARTLPRPIATPDPLALDLAALGALIRNRRAQNQMRIDDAADMLGVSKDVLSRLENGRAVSLDKLFKVLDGLGLNLLVVPKREVPAARKALHEYMASQANPAGSQEVA; encoded by the coding sequence ATGGCCCGTACCTTACCTCGCCCGATTGCGACACCCGACCCGCTGGCACTGGATCTGGCCGCGCTGGGTGCGCTCATCCGCAACCGGCGAGCGCAGAACCAGATGCGGATCGACGACGCGGCCGATATGCTCGGCGTCTCGAAGGACGTGCTGTCGCGGCTGGAAAACGGTCGCGCCGTGAGCCTCGACAAATTGTTCAAGGTACTCGACGGCCTGGGTCTCAATTTGCTCGTCGTGCCGAAACGCGAAGTGCCTGCGGCACGCAAGGCGTTACACGAATATATGGCATCACAAGCCAATCCGGCGGGGTCGCAGGAGGTGGCCTGA
- a CDS encoding HipA domain-containing protein, translating into MAHRLSISTNGSPVGRLTYDARQDDYGFSYDPTWQARADAFALSPCIPLDGGPPPAGAVQRFIGNLLPEGRALEVAAAMYQISKDNVFGLIRMLGKEPVGALSFFPDDNADAQAPEAHESVRRVISAEELSDRIRKRDAIPFPVWDNQVRLSIAGHQDKLQVLVEGEQFALVEGRLSSTHILKPESSNPHAPFMVANEHFCMTLAARMGLPVAHVEMRRIPEPILLIERFDRIATTEPDDPQRVRAVRRLHIIDGCQALDLPATLKYERNLGNNADVRNIREGVSFEKLFSLTPCLETPAAARSAMLRWALLQLLIGNSDAHGKNISFFVSSGGLDPAPLYDLVCVNVYGDAYVQDMAMAYGDVFRMEELTAFALADFAHRAQIRPSFVAREMTKMATLARKLAPELAELEAYAGEERAWVRNISEYVCAQADRTLRIAPMISKVNVDLL; encoded by the coding sequence ATGGCCCATCGCTTGAGCATTTCGACCAACGGCTCGCCTGTCGGCCGGTTGACCTACGATGCCCGTCAGGATGATTACGGATTTTCGTACGATCCGACGTGGCAGGCGCGCGCCGACGCATTTGCATTGTCGCCGTGCATTCCTCTCGATGGAGGTCCACCTCCTGCCGGTGCGGTCCAGCGCTTCATCGGCAACCTGTTGCCCGAGGGCCGCGCACTCGAAGTGGCCGCGGCGATGTATCAGATCTCGAAGGACAATGTTTTCGGTTTGATCCGCATGCTCGGGAAAGAGCCTGTCGGCGCGTTAAGCTTTTTCCCCGACGACAATGCCGATGCGCAGGCGCCGGAGGCCCACGAATCGGTGCGGCGCGTGATATCCGCGGAGGAGTTGAGCGACCGCATTCGCAAGCGCGATGCGATTCCGTTTCCCGTCTGGGACAATCAGGTCCGTCTATCGATTGCCGGTCATCAGGACAAGCTTCAGGTGCTGGTCGAGGGCGAGCAATTCGCGCTCGTCGAGGGGCGGCTCAGCAGCACGCATATCCTGAAGCCCGAGTCCAGCAACCCGCATGCTCCGTTCATGGTCGCGAACGAGCATTTCTGCATGACGCTGGCTGCCCGAATGGGGCTGCCGGTGGCTCATGTCGAGATGCGGCGCATCCCGGAACCCATTCTGCTCATCGAACGATTCGACCGGATCGCGACGACCGAACCGGACGATCCGCAACGCGTCCGCGCGGTTCGTCGTCTCCATATCATCGACGGATGTCAGGCGCTGGATTTGCCGGCGACACTCAAATACGAACGCAACCTCGGCAACAACGCGGACGTACGTAATATTCGCGAGGGCGTGAGCTTCGAGAAGCTGTTTTCCTTGACACCGTGTCTCGAGACTCCGGCGGCCGCACGTTCGGCGATGCTGCGCTGGGCGCTGCTGCAATTGCTGATCGGCAACAGCGACGCGCACGGCAAGAATATTTCGTTTTTCGTCAGCAGCGGCGGTCTCGATCCGGCGCCGCTTTACGATCTCGTTTGCGTCAACGTGTATGGTGACGCGTATGTCCAGGATATGGCGATGGCTTACGGGGATGTGTTCCGAATGGAGGAGCTGACCGCTTTTGCCCTGGCGGACTTTGCGCATCGCGCGCAAATCCGGCCATCGTTCGTCGCACGTGAAATGACAAAGATGGCGACGCTGGCGAGGAAACTGGCTCCCGAGTTGGCGGAGTTGGAGGCTTATGCAGGCGAAGAGCGTGCCTGGGTGCGAAATATTTCGGAGTACGTGTGTGCTCAGGCAGACCGTACGCTGCGTATTGCCCCCATGATATCCAAGGTAAACGTCGATCTTCTCTGA